In Microbacterium laevaniformans, a single window of DNA contains:
- a CDS encoding sulfite exporter TauE/SafE family protein has translation MSGGAPATPARRRDLTFVLACIGVGLAAGLLSGLFGVGGGTVIVPMLVLLLRFDQRLAAGTSLAAIVPTASVGVVSYAIHGSVAWIPALILAAGAVVGAQIGSWLLARIPQNALRWGFVGFLVIVIVMLFIVVPSRDAALELTVASGIGLAVLGLFTGVMAGLLGVGGGVIVVPALIFLFGTSDLIAKGTSLLMMIPTAISGTVGNVKRRNVDLVAAALVGVAACTTTALGAWIATLLPPLVANILFACFLTFIAAQMAARAIRARRAR, from the coding sequence GTGAGCGGCGGTGCGCCCGCGACGCCCGCCCGGCGTCGCGACCTTACCTTCGTGCTGGCTTGCATCGGGGTCGGCCTTGCCGCCGGTCTGCTGTCGGGGCTGTTCGGCGTCGGCGGCGGCACGGTCATCGTGCCGATGCTGGTGCTCCTGCTGCGCTTCGACCAGCGGCTCGCGGCGGGCACGTCGCTGGCGGCCATCGTGCCCACGGCATCCGTCGGCGTCGTCTCCTACGCGATCCACGGGTCCGTCGCCTGGATCCCCGCGCTCATCCTCGCCGCCGGAGCCGTCGTCGGCGCGCAGATCGGTTCGTGGCTGCTCGCCCGCATCCCGCAGAACGCGCTGCGCTGGGGATTCGTGGGCTTCCTCGTCATCGTGATCGTGATGCTGTTCATCGTCGTCCCCTCGCGCGATGCCGCGCTCGAGCTCACGGTCGCATCCGGCATCGGCTTGGCGGTGCTGGGGCTGTTCACGGGCGTGATGGCGGGGTTGCTGGGTGTCGGCGGCGGGGTCATCGTCGTTCCCGCGCTCATCTTCCTCTTCGGTACGAGCGACCTCATCGCGAAGGGAACCTCGCTGCTCATGATGATCCCGACCGCCATCTCGGGCACCGTGGGCAACGTCAAGCGCCGCAACGTCGACCTGGTCGCCGCCGCGCTCGTCGGCGTCGCGGCGTGCACCACGACGGCTCTCGGCGCCTGGATTGCCACGCTGCTGCCGCCCCTGGTCGCCAACATCCTCTTCGCGTGCTTCCTCACCTTCATCGCCGCGCAGATGGCGGCGCGGGCCATCCGCGCTCGTCGCGCGCGCTGA
- a CDS encoding ABC transporter ATP-binding protein, with protein sequence MSAPNTAALSEEEREELELAEQARLNSGSWDSVAPGKAANFGRSFMRMIGLLAPYKWAFGFVSVLGAVGVVLAVIAPKVLGEATNILFEGVVSASLAAQFPAGASQAQVVDALRAAGQNDIANIVSAMHDFQVGAGVDFERLKSVLVAVLAIYVVSAVLTWLQGYVINVIMVRTMWRLRESVEAKINRLPLSYFDRVQRGELISRVTNDIDNITQTMQQSLSTAVTNVLTVVGVLIMMFSISWQLAIVALIALPLMGVIFGVIGPKSQKAFATQWRKVGRLNARVEESFSGHALVRVYGREKDSREKFEQENEELYQAAFKAQFLSGLMMPAMMFIGNLSYVGIAVLGGLMVASGQLRLGDVQAFIQYSQQFTQPLSELGGMAAVVQSGTASAERVFELLDQDEQEPDAADAPALREGRGVIEFQNVAFSYSPDKPLIRDLSFRVEPGQTVAIVGPTGAGKTTLVNLLMRFYELDGGRILLDGQDISELTRDDVRSRTGMVLQDPWLFAGTIRENIRYGNEQASDLEIVEAAVATRVDRFVHSLPDGYDTVLDEDAANVSAGEKQLITIARAFVAEPSVLILDEATSSVDTRTELLLQHAMSALREGRTSFVIAHRLSTIRDADLILVMEHGDIVEKGSHDELIAAEGAYWRLYRSQFEQAAAGADDPTPEAGGGNDA encoded by the coding sequence ATGAGCGCGCCGAACACCGCCGCCCTCTCCGAAGAGGAACGCGAAGAACTCGAGCTTGCCGAACAGGCGCGGCTCAACTCCGGCTCGTGGGACTCCGTCGCCCCCGGCAAGGCCGCCAACTTCGGTCGCAGCTTCATGCGGATGATCGGCCTGCTCGCCCCGTACAAGTGGGCGTTCGGGTTCGTCTCGGTCCTCGGCGCGGTCGGCGTCGTGCTCGCCGTCATCGCGCCGAAGGTTCTTGGTGAAGCCACCAACATCCTCTTCGAGGGCGTCGTCTCGGCATCCCTCGCCGCCCAGTTCCCCGCGGGCGCGAGTCAGGCCCAGGTCGTCGACGCCCTGCGCGCCGCCGGGCAGAACGACATCGCCAACATCGTCTCTGCGATGCACGACTTCCAGGTCGGCGCCGGAGTCGACTTCGAGCGTCTGAAGTCGGTGCTCGTCGCTGTTCTCGCGATCTACGTCGTGTCGGCCGTGCTCACTTGGCTGCAGGGCTACGTCATCAACGTGATCATGGTGCGCACCATGTGGCGGCTCCGTGAGTCGGTCGAGGCGAAGATCAACCGTCTGCCGCTGTCGTACTTCGACCGGGTGCAGCGCGGCGAGCTCATCTCGCGCGTGACGAACGACATCGACAACATCACCCAGACCATGCAGCAGTCGCTGTCCACTGCCGTCACCAATGTGCTGACGGTCGTCGGTGTGCTCATCATGATGTTCTCGATCTCGTGGCAACTCGCGATCGTCGCCCTCATCGCGCTGCCGCTGATGGGCGTCATCTTCGGAGTCATCGGCCCGAAGTCGCAGAAGGCCTTCGCGACGCAATGGCGCAAGGTCGGCCGGCTCAACGCACGCGTCGAGGAGTCGTTCTCCGGTCACGCGCTCGTGCGCGTGTACGGCCGCGAGAAGGATTCGCGAGAGAAGTTCGAGCAGGAGAACGAAGAGCTCTACCAGGCCGCGTTCAAAGCCCAGTTCCTGTCGGGCCTGATGATGCCGGCGATGATGTTCATCGGAAATCTCTCCTACGTCGGCATCGCCGTGCTCGGCGGTCTGATGGTGGCCTCCGGCCAGCTGCGGCTCGGCGACGTGCAGGCCTTCATCCAGTACTCGCAGCAGTTCACCCAGCCGCTGTCGGAGCTCGGTGGCATGGCCGCCGTCGTGCAGTCCGGAACGGCCTCGGCCGAACGCGTCTTCGAACTCCTCGACCAGGACGAGCAGGAGCCCGATGCCGCCGACGCGCCCGCCCTGCGCGAGGGACGCGGCGTGATCGAGTTCCAGAACGTCGCGTTCTCGTATAGCCCCGACAAGCCCCTCATCCGCGACCTGTCCTTCCGCGTCGAACCGGGCCAGACCGTGGCGATCGTCGGCCCGACCGGAGCCGGTAAGACGACGCTGGTGAACCTGCTGATGCGCTTCTACGAGCTCGACGGGGGCCGCATCCTGCTCGACGGACAGGACATCTCCGAGCTCACCCGCGACGATGTGCGTTCGCGCACCGGCATGGTGCTCCAGGATCCATGGCTGTTCGCCGGAACGATCCGCGAGAACATCCGGTACGGCAACGAGCAGGCCTCCGACCTCGAGATCGTCGAAGCCGCTGTCGCGACCCGGGTCGACCGCTTCGTCCACTCCCTTCCCGACGGGTACGACACCGTGCTCGACGAGGACGCCGCCAACGTCTCGGCGGGGGAGAAGCAGCTCATCACGATCGCGCGTGCGTTCGTCGCCGAGCCGAGCGTGCTCATCCTGGATGAGGCGACGAGCTCGGTCGACACCCGCACCGAGCTGCTGCTGCAGCACGCGATGTCGGCGTTGCGCGAAGGACGCACGTCCTTCGTCATCGCGCACCGCTTGTCGACGATTCGCGACGCCGACCTCATCCTCGTGATGGAGCACGGCGACATCGTCGAGAAGGGCAGCCACGACGAGTTGATCGCCGCGGAAGGCGCCTACTGGCGCCTCTACCGCTCGCAGTTCGAGCAGGCCGCCGCCGGCGCCGACGACCCGACCCCCGAGGCCGGCGGCGGGAACGACGCGTGA
- a CDS encoding alpha/beta fold hydrolase, whose translation MSSPSAAFARLDVHHLDRPEGRIAYRVSGDGPLVVCVPGMGEIAASYRYTVPALREAGFRVAVMDLRGHGESDATFTTYDDVAAGTDILALIAHLGGPAVVVGNSMAAGAAVWAAAEEPAAVSGLGLVGPFVRNAPTNPFAAATFRLLMLRPWARAAWLAYLPQLYPGRRPADFAEHRAAVRAAMSRPGATAAFARTTRTDHSLAERRIPEVSAPALVIMGTADPDFSDPREEAEWIGEQLRARVTLVEGAGHYPQAEQPEQVGPALVAFCREVAGA comes from the coding sequence ATGTCCTCCCCGTCAGCTGCTTTCGCCCGGCTGGATGTCCATCACCTCGATCGGCCGGAAGGTCGCATCGCATACCGCGTGAGCGGTGACGGCCCGCTCGTCGTGTGCGTTCCCGGCATGGGCGAGATCGCCGCGAGCTACCGCTACACCGTCCCCGCTCTGCGTGAGGCCGGGTTCCGCGTCGCCGTCATGGACCTGCGCGGTCACGGCGAGTCGGATGCGACGTTCACGACGTACGACGACGTCGCGGCCGGCACCGACATCCTCGCGCTCATCGCGCATCTCGGCGGCCCCGCCGTCGTCGTCGGCAACTCGATGGCCGCCGGTGCGGCCGTCTGGGCGGCCGCCGAGGAGCCCGCCGCCGTCAGCGGCCTGGGTCTGGTCGGCCCGTTCGTCCGCAACGCGCCGACCAACCCGTTCGCCGCCGCAACGTTCCGCCTGCTGATGCTCCGGCCGTGGGCCCGCGCGGCCTGGCTTGCCTACCTGCCCCAGCTCTACCCCGGCCGCCGGCCCGCCGACTTCGCCGAGCACCGCGCGGCGGTCCGCGCGGCGATGTCGCGCCCGGGCGCCACCGCCGCGTTCGCGCGCACGACCCGCACCGACCACAGCCTCGCCGAGAGGCGGATCCCCGAGGTGTCGGCACCGGCGCTGGTCATCATGGGCACCGCCGACCCCGACTTCAGCGATCCGAGGGAAGAAGCGGAGTGGATCGGCGAGCAGCTACGCGCGCGCGTGACGCTCGTGGAAGGCGCCGGCCACTACCCGCAGGCCGAGCAGCCCGAGCAGGTCGGTCCCGCCCTGGTCGCGTTCTGTCGCGAGGTGGCCGGTGCCTAG
- a CDS encoding chloride channel protein, which produces MTGDARARPPRRLSGLWGLARLGLATLCVGTATGLAVLLLVWIVHSVEHLVWGSAEGPFLDGLALPSPWWLPILSLSVAGVIAALGWYLLRRFGRRIASVEEGVAGKRMPALETLADTVIQVTSVGLGASIGKEVAPRELSAMAGSKLVGWFRIDARWSMILVASAAGAGLAAVYNVPLAGALFAIEILLARFSAGAAVVALSVSAIATVVARPLVADDSLYHVDDVSVTPSLLVAAVLIGPLMGWTATSFSAVTARLSRRRPTGWKLLLVLPVTFAAVGVLGAFFPLVLGNGRALATAGFDHAQPALLLIALAVMKYVATAVSLGSGAVGGTLQPSVAIGAALGAAAAAGWALIWPGADGTALAVVAAGAFLAANMRAPFTAIALIIEFTGTGLTLLLPIFLAVAGSLAASRLTTGGGLRRFAPIDPGRE; this is translated from the coding sequence GTGACCGGAGATGCCCGTGCCCGCCCGCCTCGCCGTCTCTCCGGTCTTTGGGGGCTGGCGCGCCTGGGTTTGGCCACGCTCTGCGTCGGCACCGCGACGGGGTTGGCGGTGCTGCTGCTCGTCTGGATCGTCCACTCCGTGGAGCACCTGGTGTGGGGAAGCGCCGAGGGGCCGTTCCTCGATGGGCTCGCTCTGCCATCGCCCTGGTGGCTGCCGATCCTCAGCCTGAGCGTCGCCGGCGTGATCGCGGCTCTCGGTTGGTACCTGCTCCGCCGGTTCGGGCGCCGCATCGCGAGCGTCGAAGAAGGAGTTGCCGGAAAGCGGATGCCGGCGCTGGAAACCCTTGCCGACACCGTGATCCAGGTGACCTCTGTCGGCCTCGGCGCCTCGATCGGCAAAGAGGTGGCGCCCCGAGAGCTGTCGGCGATGGCGGGATCGAAGCTCGTCGGCTGGTTCCGCATCGACGCACGCTGGTCGATGATCCTCGTCGCCTCCGCCGCCGGCGCGGGCCTCGCCGCTGTCTACAACGTGCCGCTGGCCGGGGCGCTGTTCGCGATCGAGATCCTCCTCGCGCGCTTCAGCGCGGGCGCCGCCGTCGTCGCCCTCTCGGTGAGCGCGATCGCCACGGTCGTCGCTCGTCCCCTGGTCGCCGACGACTCGCTGTACCACGTCGACGACGTGAGCGTCACGCCGTCGTTGCTCGTCGCCGCTGTGCTTATCGGCCCGCTCATGGGCTGGACGGCGACGAGCTTCTCGGCCGTCACCGCCCGCCTGTCACGACGGCGGCCCACCGGGTGGAAGCTGCTCCTCGTCCTGCCCGTGACGTTCGCCGCGGTCGGCGTTCTCGGTGCGTTCTTCCCCCTCGTCCTCGGCAACGGTCGGGCCCTGGCGACGGCCGGCTTCGACCACGCCCAGCCGGCGCTGCTGCTGATCGCGCTCGCCGTCATGAAGTACGTCGCCACCGCGGTCTCGCTCGGCTCCGGGGCGGTCGGCGGCACGCTGCAGCCTTCGGTCGCGATCGGCGCGGCCCTGGGCGCGGCGGCGGCCGCCGGCTGGGCGCTCATCTGGCCGGGAGCGGACGGTACCGCGCTCGCCGTCGTCGCCGCCGGCGCATTCCTCGCCGCGAACATGCGAGCACCGTTCACGGCCATCGCGCTGATCATCGAGTTCACCGGCACCGGCCTCACGCTGCTGCTGCCGATCTTCCTCGCCGTGGCGGGCTCGCTCGCGGCATCCCGTCTCACGACCGGCGGCGGCCTGCGTCGTTTCGCGCCGATCGACCCGGGTCGCGAGTAG
- a CDS encoding MaoC/PaaZ C-terminal domain-containing protein, translated as MTSAALEVGTVVAERTVHLTRESLVRYAGASGDFNPIHYRDDVAERVGLPGVLAHGMLTMGLAVETIVEWLGDAGRIVDYGVRFTRPVVVEAEDGADLFVSAKVGVLDDEAARIDLTVTFGDTTVLGKAQVRVRHQS; from the coding sequence ATGACATCCGCAGCCCTGGAGGTCGGCACCGTCGTCGCCGAGCGCACCGTGCACCTGACCCGCGAGTCGCTGGTGCGCTACGCGGGCGCATCGGGTGACTTCAACCCCATTCACTATCGCGACGACGTCGCCGAACGCGTCGGTCTGCCCGGGGTCCTCGCGCACGGCATGCTCACGATGGGCCTCGCCGTCGAGACCATCGTCGAGTGGCTCGGCGACGCCGGACGCATCGTCGACTACGGTGTGCGCTTCACGCGTCCCGTCGTGGTGGAAGCCGAGGATGGTGCCGACCTCTTCGTCTCGGCCAAAGTCGGCGTCCTCGACGACGAGGCCGCCCGCATCGACCTCACTGTCACGTTCGGCGACACGACCGTGCTCGGCAAGGCGCAGGTGCGCGTGCGCCACCAGTCCTGA
- a CDS encoding phosphatase PAP2 family protein, which yields MRPSTSSLLVASRRSRRRRNALLAPSEHPVTKLVVGLATIVFLISAGLALRAAPIDADLSRAMNGWHINGLGQVTALVYDLFSPVPAIVITVIVTSIVWALSGRLALAIAFAGTIALTWIPSDIVKIAVGRPRPDATLLPHPVAQMPVDPSYPSGHVAFVTALVLALVLMLKGTRWHRPAIVLGTIAVVVVVFSVAILGVHYPTDALASVLWALGVFPAARIIWVRTLMPLVPFLREVPRPEPAEAAPGPRRHGDVETHEG from the coding sequence ATGCGCCCGTCGACATCCTCCCTCCTCGTGGCGTCGCGCAGATCGCGCCGCCGCCGCAACGCGCTGCTCGCACCGTCAGAGCACCCGGTGACCAAGCTGGTCGTCGGGCTGGCGACGATCGTGTTCCTCATCAGCGCCGGACTGGCTCTGCGCGCCGCGCCCATCGACGCGGATCTGTCACGGGCGATGAACGGCTGGCACATCAACGGCCTCGGCCAGGTCACCGCCCTCGTCTACGACCTGTTCTCTCCTGTGCCGGCGATCGTCATCACCGTGATCGTCACCTCCATCGTGTGGGCATTGAGCGGGCGACTGGCGCTGGCGATCGCCTTCGCCGGCACGATCGCGCTGACCTGGATCCCGTCCGACATCGTCAAGATCGCGGTCGGTCGGCCGCGTCCGGACGCGACCCTGCTGCCGCACCCGGTGGCGCAGATGCCGGTCGATCCGTCGTATCCCAGCGGACACGTCGCCTTCGTCACCGCGCTGGTGCTCGCCCTGGTGCTCATGCTGAAGGGCACACGTTGGCACCGGCCTGCGATCGTGCTCGGCACGATCGCCGTCGTCGTGGTCGTGTTCTCCGTCGCGATCCTCGGCGTGCACTACCCCACCGACGCACTCGCGTCGGTGCTGTGGGCGCTGGGTGTCTTCCCGGCCGCGCGGATCATCTGGGTGCGCACGCTCATGCCGCTCGTCCCGTTCCTGCGGGAAGTGCCGCGACCCGAGCCGGCAGAGGCCGCGCCGGGACCGCGCCGCCACGGCGACGTCGAGACGCACGAAGGCTGA
- a CDS encoding TetR/AcrR family transcriptional regulator, whose protein sequence is MPRAGLTRDAVVTLALETIDELGLDGLTLAEIAGRAGVKVPSLYKHIASLEVLRSAVATEATRELAQELRVAAIGVSRTAALESLAHAYRGYALRHPGRYAATQRAPLPGEAREEAHALAAAQVQQVVSATLRGYDIADDQLIDATRALRAALHGFCALENGGGFALPANVSDSFSRMLDGLDRMLSSWPA, encoded by the coding sequence GTGCCTAGGGCCGGCCTCACCCGCGATGCCGTGGTGACGCTGGCGTTGGAGACGATCGACGAGCTCGGGCTCGACGGCCTCACCCTCGCCGAGATCGCCGGCCGCGCCGGCGTGAAGGTGCCGAGCCTCTACAAGCACATCGCCTCGCTCGAGGTGCTGCGTTCCGCTGTGGCCACCGAGGCGACGCGTGAGCTCGCCCAGGAACTGCGGGTCGCGGCCATCGGGGTGTCCCGGACGGCGGCGCTGGAGAGTCTTGCGCACGCCTATCGGGGGTACGCACTGCGGCATCCGGGACGATATGCGGCCACCCAGCGCGCACCGCTGCCCGGTGAGGCGCGCGAGGAGGCGCATGCCCTCGCCGCCGCGCAGGTGCAGCAGGTCGTCTCGGCGACGCTGCGCGGCTATGACATCGCCGACGATCAGCTGATCGACGCCACACGTGCTCTGCGCGCCGCCCTGCACGGGTTCTGCGCACTCGAGAACGGGGGCGGCTTCGCCCTTCCGGCCAACGTCTCCGACAGCTTCTCCCGCATGCTCGACGGCCTGGACCGCATGCTGTCGAGCTGGCCGGCCTGA
- a CDS encoding MaoC family dehydratase N-terminal domain-containing protein — MSVNPELVGRVFPPTASYLVGREKVREFARAVFADAPQHLDPAAAQALGYRDVVAPPTFAMVVQDLTMQQLLAVEDSGIALERTVHAEQRFHYSRPIVAGDELTAQLSITGIRPFGAGAMVTSEAEITDADGAHVVTATSVLLIGGEVA; from the coding sequence GTGTCAGTGAATCCTGAGCTGGTGGGTCGTGTCTTCCCGCCGACCGCTTCCTATCTCGTGGGCCGCGAAAAGGTGCGCGAATTCGCGCGGGCCGTCTTCGCCGACGCCCCCCAGCACCTCGACCCCGCCGCCGCTCAGGCGCTGGGTTACCGCGACGTCGTCGCACCGCCCACCTTCGCGATGGTCGTCCAAGACCTCACGATGCAGCAGCTGCTGGCCGTCGAGGACTCCGGCATCGCTCTGGAACGTACCGTGCACGCCGAGCAGCGCTTCCACTACAGCCGTCCGATCGTCGCCGGAGACGAGCTCACCGCGCAGCTCAGCATCACCGGCATCCGCCCCTTCGGCGCCGGAGCGATGGTGACCAGCGAGGCGGAGATCACCGACGCCGACGGCGCCCACGTCGTCACCGCGACATCCGTTCTGCTCATCGGAGGCGAGGTCGCATGA
- a CDS encoding pyridoxal phosphate-dependent aminotransferase, with product MTERAPLSRKLSAIAESATLKVDAKAKALQAAGRPVISYAAGEPDFATPQFIVDAAAHALHDPANYRYTPAAGLPVLREAIAAKTLRDSGLEVAPSQIIVTNGGKQAVYQAFQAVVNPGDEVLLPAPYWTTYPEAIALADGIPVEVFAGADQDYKVTVDQLEAARTDKTTVLVFVSPSNPTGSVYTPEETKAIGEWALAHGIWVISDEIYQNLVYEGARAVSIVDAVPELAGQTILVNGVAKTYAMTGWRVGWMVGPADAIKLAGNLQSHLSSNVNNVAQRAALAALTGPQTEAEDMRQAFDRRRRLIVSELAKIPGVTVPNPLGAFYVYPDVTGLLGREWNGMRVDTSLELADLILDQAEVAVVPGEAFGPSGYLRLSYALGDDQLLEGVQRLQKLFGLD from the coding sequence GTGACCGAACGCGCTCCCCTGTCCCGCAAGCTGTCTGCCATCGCCGAGTCCGCGACCCTCAAGGTCGATGCGAAGGCGAAGGCCCTGCAGGCCGCCGGCCGCCCCGTCATCTCCTACGCGGCCGGCGAGCCCGACTTCGCGACGCCGCAGTTCATCGTGGATGCCGCCGCGCACGCCCTCCACGACCCCGCGAACTACCGCTACACGCCCGCCGCCGGCCTGCCCGTGCTGCGCGAGGCGATCGCCGCGAAGACCCTCCGCGACTCGGGCCTGGAGGTCGCCCCGTCGCAGATCATCGTGACCAACGGTGGCAAGCAGGCCGTCTACCAGGCCTTCCAAGCGGTCGTGAACCCGGGTGACGAGGTGCTCCTGCCCGCGCCGTACTGGACGACGTATCCCGAGGCGATCGCGCTGGCCGACGGCATCCCGGTCGAGGTCTTCGCCGGCGCCGACCAGGACTACAAGGTCACCGTGGACCAGCTCGAGGCCGCCCGTACCGACAAGACGACGGTGCTCGTCTTCGTCTCCCCCTCCAACCCGACCGGCTCGGTCTACACACCCGAGGAGACGAAGGCGATCGGCGAGTGGGCGCTCGCGCACGGCATCTGGGTGATCAGCGACGAGATCTATCAGAACCTCGTCTACGAAGGCGCGCGGGCCGTCTCGATCGTCGACGCGGTGCCGGAGCTGGCCGGACAGACCATCCTCGTCAACGGGGTCGCCAAGACCTATGCGATGACCGGCTGGCGTGTGGGCTGGATGGTCGGCCCCGCCGACGCGATCAAGCTCGCCGGCAACCTCCAGTCGCACCTGAGCTCGAACGTCAACAACGTCGCGCAGCGCGCCGCACTGGCCGCGCTCACCGGACCGCAGACCGAAGCCGAGGACATGCGTCAGGCCTTCGACCGTCGGCGTCGGTTGATCGTGTCGGAGCTCGCGAAGATCCCGGGGGTCACGGTGCCCAACCCGCTCGGCGCGTTCTACGTCTACCCGGACGTGACGGGCCTGCTCGGACGGGAGTGGAACGGCATGCGGGTCGACACCTCGCTCGAGCTCGCCGATCTCATCCTCGACCAGGCCGAGGTCGCCGTCGTTCCCGGCGAGGCGTTCGGCCCGTCGGGATACCTGCGACTGTCCTACGCGCTCGGTGACGACCAGCTGCTGGAGGGCGTCCAGCGCCTGCAGAAGCTGTTCGGCCTCGACTGA
- a CDS encoding UDP-N-acetylmuramate dehydrogenase, protein MAEITPVPLADLTTLRVGGTPLRMVEARTRDELISALQEAWSQGEPWLVLGGGSNLLAGDEPFDGTVVLVRTSGIQRVEGAREGHVRLRVEAGHNWDALVEYTVAAGLAGIEAMSGIPGSAGAAPIQNVGAYGQEIVETLVEVELLDEATGEVETVSADALGLGFRTSVLKQHYGRGAERSGVIVSITVELQDVGAGDVPVRGAQLRQALRLAPDAAVSLRWIRETVLATRAAKGMVLDDADPDTHSAGSFFQNAIVSASFARALPPECPRWPMAVEIEPVTVIPLAAFDGVVPPPVSVQPDVKVSAAWLIEHSGLGKGFRLPRSRAGLSTKHALALTNRGGATAGEVAELARYIQHRVQSEFGLLLQPEPVLVGVEL, encoded by the coding sequence ATGGCCGAGATCACGCCGGTCCCGCTCGCCGACCTGACGACCCTGCGTGTCGGCGGCACGCCCCTGCGCATGGTCGAGGCCCGCACCCGCGACGAGCTCATCTCGGCGCTGCAGGAGGCGTGGTCGCAGGGGGAGCCGTGGCTCGTGCTCGGCGGCGGCTCGAACCTGCTCGCCGGTGACGAGCCCTTCGACGGCACCGTCGTGCTGGTGCGCACCTCCGGCATCCAGCGTGTCGAGGGCGCTCGGGAGGGTCACGTCCGCCTGCGCGTCGAAGCCGGTCACAACTGGGACGCCCTCGTCGAGTACACGGTCGCGGCCGGGCTGGCCGGCATCGAGGCCATGAGCGGCATCCCCGGCTCAGCCGGCGCGGCGCCCATTCAGAACGTCGGCGCATACGGGCAGGAGATCGTCGAGACGCTCGTCGAGGTCGAACTGCTCGACGAGGCCACCGGCGAGGTGGAGACCGTCTCGGCCGACGCGCTCGGCTTGGGCTTTCGCACGTCGGTGCTCAAGCAGCACTACGGTCGGGGCGCCGAGCGCTCCGGCGTCATCGTCTCGATCACCGTCGAACTGCAGGACGTCGGTGCCGGCGACGTTCCCGTGCGCGGCGCTCAGCTGCGTCAGGCGCTGCGCCTGGCTCCGGATGCCGCGGTGTCGCTCCGGTGGATCCGCGAGACGGTCCTGGCGACACGCGCCGCCAAGGGCATGGTGCTCGATGACGCCGATCCCGACACCCACAGCGCCGGGTCGTTCTTCCAGAACGCGATCGTCTCGGCATCCTTCGCGCGCGCCCTCCCGCCCGAGTGCCCTCGTTGGCCGATGGCCGTGGAGATCGAACCCGTCACCGTCATCCCTCTGGCCGCCTTCGACGGCGTCGTGCCCCCGCCGGTCTCGGTGCAGCCGGATGTCAAGGTCAGTGCGGCCTGGCTGATCGAGCACTCGGGTCTCGGCAAGGGCTTCCGGCTGCCGCGCTCACGTGCGGGATTGTCGACGAAACACGCGCTTGCTCTCACGAACCGCGGCGGAGCGACGGCCGGCGAGGTCGCGGAACTCGCGCGTTACATCCAGCACCGTGTGCAGTCCGAGTTCGGTCTGCTGCTGCAGCCCGAACCGGTGCTGGTGGGCGTCGAGCTGTAG